From Halomarina ordinaria:
CGGAACGGTCACGGAACGCTTCTTTCGGGAGGACTCGGACCGACGCCGAGTCCAGCCGCCGGCAGTACGCTCATGCGCGCGCGGCACGACTCCCCCGTATGGACCTCATCGACGCGCTCGTCCCCGAGAGCGAGGGGACCCCGCTCGTCTGCGTGGTCGGCGCTGGAGGGAAGAAGACGACCCTCTACACGCTCTCGAACGCCCTCGACCGTGCGGTCGTCACCGCCACCGTCCGTATCCCCATCTTCGACGAACACGTCGGGGAGGTGCGCGTCACCGACGACCCGGTGGACGCCGTCGCGGCGCACGACGGGCCGTGGCCCCTCGGCGTCGTCCCCGAGCGCGAGGACGACCGGTACCTCGGCTACGAGACGGCGACGGTCGACGCGCTCACCGAGACGGACGTCGACGCCGTCCTCGTGAAGGCCGACGGCGCCCGGATGCGCGAGTTCAAGGCGCCCGACGCCGATGAACCCCGCCTCCCCGCGGCGAGCACCGCCGTCCTCCCCATCGCCAGCGTGCAGGTCGTCGGCCGCCCCCTGACCGACGACTACGTCCACCGGCCCGAGCGGGTGGCGGCGCTCACCGACCGCGAGGTGGGCGACACCGTCCGCGCGGAGGACGTGGCGACGGTCCTCACCCACCCCGACGGCGGGTGCAAGGGCGTTCCCGGGGACACGACGGTCGTCCCCGTCCTGAACAAGGTCGACGACGCCGACTGGGAGCGCACCGCTCGCACCATCGCTCGCCGGATTCACGAGCGCGCCGACGTCCCCTACGTCGCGCTCACGCACCTCCGCGGCGGCGACCTCGTGGCGGTCGTCTAACCGAGACGCGCCTCGGCCGCCGCCAGTTCCTCGCGGGTGTTGACGTTCTCGAACGTGTCGAGCGACCCGTGCGCCCGGAGGGCGGGTTCGTCGACGACGACGTAGTCCACCTCGAACAGCGCCGCCAGAATCTTGTGGTCGTCGCGGGCGAGCGCCGCGTCGCAGGCGTCGGCCATCGCGTCCGCCCGGTAGACGGCGTGGGTCGTCTGGAACCACTCGTCGTCGAGGCGCGGGACGGCGGCGTCGTGGTCGACGACTCGCTCGAAGAGGAACGCGACGATTCCGGGGTCGACGAACGGCATGTCGCAGGCGACGACGAAGGCGTACTCGCCCTCGACCGCCCGCAGCCCCCGACCGATACCGGCCATCGGCCCCTCGTCGGGGGTCTCGTCGACGGCGAAGCGCACCGGGAGCGGAAAGCCGTCGAGCGCGGCGTCGATGGCGTCGACCTGGTCCTCGCGGCAGTTGACGACGAGCGCGTCGACGACGGACACGAGGCGGTCCGCGACCCGGCGTATCATCGGCGTCCCGGCGAGGTCGGCGACGGCCTTGTCGCGCGGCCCGAAGCGCGTCGAGCGCCCGCCGGCGAGGACGACGGCGGTGTGCATACCCGGGGGTACCGGTCCGAGGGGTAAACGCCCGGCGGTCCGAAAAACGAGACCGTTTCGGGGCTGGAGTGGAAACGAGGGGGTTCGCGCTCAGTCGTCGTCGTCGGCCACGGCGGCGTCCGCCGATGTCTCGGGCGCGACACCCGCGTCGGGGCCGGCGGGTCTCGCCCGGACGCTCGCCACCTTGTACTCGGGGATGCCGCTGACGGCGTCGAACGACTCGCGCGTAAGCGTGTTGACGGCGCCCGCGGCGAAGTGCATCGGGATGAACACGACGCCCACGCCGGGTCGGTCGGTCACGCGCGCGTCGACCGTTATCTCCCCGCGCTTCGACTCGACGAGAACTGGCTCGCCGTCCTCGATGCCGAGTCGCTCGGCCGTCTCGGGGTGAATCTCGACGAAGCTCTCGCCGACGTGGTGCATCAGCCCCTCGACGCGGCGGGTGAGCGTCCCCGTGTGCCAGTGGTAGAGCACGCGCCCGCTGGTGAGCGTGAGGGGGTACTCCTCGCTCGGGAGTTCGCCCGGTTCGCCCATGTCCGCGGGGACGAACCGCGCGAGGCCGTCCTCGAAGTTGAACTCCTCCTCGTAGAGGAAGGGCGTGCCGGGGTCGTCGGCGTCGCGACAGGGCCACTGGAGGCCGTCGCCGACCGCCTCGAGGCGGTCGTGACTGATGCCCCCGTAGATGGGGACGAGGTCGTTTATCTCGTCCATCACGTCGGCGGGCGAGTCGTAGTCCCAGTCGAACCCGAGGCGGTTCGCGAGTTCCTGGACGATGACCCAGTCGGGGAGCGCCTCGCCCGGCGCGTCCATCGCCTTCCCGACGAGCTGGACCCGCCGTTCGGTGTTCGTGAACGTGCCGTTCTTCTCCGCGAAGGTGGCCGCGGGGAGGACGACGTCGGCGTACTCCGCCGTCTCGGTCATGAAGATGTCCTGGACGACGAGGAAGTCGAGGTCCTCCAGCGCCTCGCGGGCGTGCGAGAGGTCCGGTTCCGACAGCGCGGGGTTCTCCCCGACGACGTACATGCCGTGGACGTTGCCCGCGAGCGCCTCGCTGAACGCCTCGGGCACCCGGAGGCCGACCTCGCCGGGCGGGCGTTCGCCCCACACCTCGGCGAACCGGTCGAGCACCTCGGGGTCGGTGACGTCCTGGTAGCCGGGGAGGTTGTTCGGGAGCGTCCCCATGTCGCCGCCGCCGCCCTGGACGTTGTTCTGCCCGCGGAACGGCGAGAAGCCGGCGCCGGGCTTGCCGACGTGGCCGGTGACGAGCGCGAGGTTCGCCAGCGCGAGGACGTTCTGCGTCCCGTGGGAGTGCTGGGTCATCCCCATCGCCCACCCGAAGACGCAGGTGTCGGCGTTCGCGATGGTCTCGGCCGCCCGGGTGAGTTCCTCGGGCGGGACGTCCGTCAGGCGCTCGACCTCCTCGGGCGTGAACGGTTCGACCTTCTCGCGGAGGTCCTCGAAGTTCTTCGTGCGCTCCTCGACGAAGGCCTCGTCGTGGAGGCCCTCGTCGATGATGTGACGAATCATCCCGTTTATCCACGCCACGTCGTAGCCCGGGCGCGTCCGGGAGTACTGGGTGGCGTGTTCGGCGATTTCGACCTTCCGGGGGTCGAAGACGAAGAGGTCCGCGCCGTCGCGGACGTTCTGCTTGATGCGCGTGGCGAGGACGGGGTGGCTCTCGGTGGTGTTCGACCCCGTGATGAGGTAACAGTCGGTCTCGCCGATGTCCTCGTTGATGCGGTTGGACATCGCGCCGAAGCCGACGGTCTGTTTCAGCGCCGCCACGGTCGAGGAGTGACAGAGGCGCGCGCAGTTGTCGATGTTCTTCGAGCCGAGCACCTGCCGGGCGAACTTCTGGACGAGGTAGGCCTCCTCGTTGGTCCCCTTCGAGGAGGCGAAGGTGGCCAGCGCGTCGGGGCCGTGGTCGTCGCGGATGCCGGCGAACTCGCTCGCGACGCGCGAGAGCGCCTCCTCCCACGTCGCCTCGCGGAACTCGCCGTCCTCCTTGACGAGCGGGGTCTGCAGACGCGTCTCCTGGTCGACGAACTCGTAGCCGAACTTCCCCTTCACGCACGTCGAGAAGTCGTTGACGGGCGCGTGGTCGGGGTCGGTCGGCTGGACGGCGAGGAAGTCGTCGTCCTTCGCGTGGACCTCGAAGCGACAGCCGACCGCGCAGTACCCGCAGGTGGTCTCGGTCTTCTCGACGCCCGAGCGGCGGACGTCGCTCACCGCGTCCGCGATGTCGAAGAGGACGCCCTCGGGCATCGTCGACGCCGCGACGTCCTCGGCGGTGTGTTCGACTTTCTGCCACGCCTTCTCGCCCACGTCGCGGGCGGCGTCGGTGGCGTCGGCGCGGGCCTTCGCCATGAACCGGGCGACGCCCTGCTTCTCCTCGATGTCGACCTCCTCCTCGCGCTCGGAACGGCGCTCGTCGTCGGCCGTCCGCGCGGGTTCGTGTTCGATGACCTTCCCGACGGAGTTGCGCTGGTTGAACCCCGGGATGGGGAGGGTGGCGACGCCGTCGTAGCCCTTCTCCGTGAGCGACCCGGTCGGACAGACCGTCGCGCAGTGGCCACAGGAGACGCACGTGGAGTCCGCCATCGTGGCGGCGTCGGTCTGGAAGTCGACGTGAGTGTCGCCGCCGGAGCCGTCGATGCGGAGGACGCCCTCGACCTGCACGTCGTTACACGCCTCGACGCACCGGTTACAGAGGATGCACTTGTTGCGGTCTATCTGGATGAACGAGGAGGTGTCGTCGAGGGGTTCGTACTCGTCGCGGTCGTCGAGGACGCCGTAGCGCGGGTGCGAGACGTCGTTCTCGATGGAGACGTCCTGCAGTTCGCAGTCGCCGTTCGCGTTGCAGGTCGTACAGCGCAGGTTGTGGTTCGACAGCAGGAGGTCGAGGTTCACGTCGCGGGCCTCCTCGGCGTCGGTGGCGTCTGTCGAGAC
This genomic window contains:
- the yqeC gene encoding selenium cofactor biosynthesis protein YqeC produces the protein MDLIDALVPESEGTPLVCVVGAGGKKTTLYTLSNALDRAVVTATVRIPIFDEHVGEVRVTDDPVDAVAAHDGPWPLGVVPEREDDRYLGYETATVDALTETDVDAVLVKADGARMREFKAPDADEPRLPAASTAVLPIASVQVVGRPLTDDYVHRPERVAALTDREVGDTVRAEDVATVLTHPDGGCKGVPGDTTVVPVLNKVDDADWERTARTIARRIHERADVPYVALTHLRGGDLVAVV
- a CDS encoding molybdenum cofactor guanylyltransferase; the encoded protein is MHTAVVLAGGRSTRFGPRDKAVADLAGTPMIRRVADRLVSVVDALVVNCREDQVDAIDAALDGFPLPVRFAVDETPDEGPMAGIGRGLRAVEGEYAFVVACDMPFVDPGIVAFLFERVVDHDAAVPRLDDEWFQTTHAVYRADAMADACDAALARDDHKILAALFEVDYVVVDEPALRAHGSLDTFENVNTREELAAAEARLG
- the fdhF gene encoding formate dehydrogenase subunit alpha, with amino-acid sequence MSTQPPLPRVPTVDDPQPETPLTEDFVTGTANDPDLRTPTAGDEMVTVEVDGAPVALPAGSTLLDAVEAVDTEAYVPALCSYDRDTEQGDNIGPRSECRTCMVETDDHGLVPSCSFPAEDGLSVSTDATDAEEARDVNLDLLLSNHNLRCTTCNANGDCELQDVSIENDVSHPRYGVLDDRDEYEPLDDTSSFIQIDRNKCILCNRCVEACNDVQVEGVLRIDGSGGDTHVDFQTDAATMADSTCVSCGHCATVCPTGSLTEKGYDGVATLPIPGFNQRNSVGKVIEHEPARTADDERRSEREEEVDIEEKQGVARFMAKARADATDAARDVGEKAWQKVEHTAEDVAASTMPEGVLFDIADAVSDVRRSGVEKTETTCGYCAVGCRFEVHAKDDDFLAVQPTDPDHAPVNDFSTCVKGKFGYEFVDQETRLQTPLVKEDGEFREATWEEALSRVASEFAGIRDDHGPDALATFASSKGTNEEAYLVQKFARQVLGSKNIDNCARLCHSSTVAALKQTVGFGAMSNRINEDIGETDCYLITGSNTTESHPVLATRIKQNVRDGADLFVFDPRKVEIAEHATQYSRTRPGYDVAWINGMIRHIIDEGLHDEAFVEERTKNFEDLREKVEPFTPEEVERLTDVPPEELTRAAETIANADTCVFGWAMGMTQHSHGTQNVLALANLALVTGHVGKPGAGFSPFRGQNNVQGGGGDMGTLPNNLPGYQDVTDPEVLDRFAEVWGERPPGEVGLRVPEAFSEALAGNVHGMYVVGENPALSEPDLSHAREALEDLDFLVVQDIFMTETAEYADVVLPAATFAEKNGTFTNTERRVQLVGKAMDAPGEALPDWVIVQELANRLGFDWDYDSPADVMDEINDLVPIYGGISHDRLEAVGDGLQWPCRDADDPGTPFLYEEEFNFEDGLARFVPADMGEPGELPSEEYPLTLTSGRVLYHWHTGTLTRRVEGLMHHVGESFVEIHPETAERLGIEDGEPVLVESKRGEITVDARVTDRPGVGVVFIPMHFAAGAVNTLTRESFDAVSGIPEYKVASVRARPAGPDAGVAPETSADAAVADDDD